One Microbispora sp. ZYX-F-249 genomic window carries:
- a CDS encoding pyridoxamine 5'-phosphate oxidase family protein: protein MTEDTAPAGMPRLDKLDREECLRLISPGGVGRIAFNNPSGPVILPVNYTVEQGAVLFRTALGGPMDADLRTGVEGADFMVAFEVDHIDESTREGWSVLVRGGAHHVTGDVNTKVETWAGGERELYVRIAPVEISGRRIQHG from the coding sequence ATGACTGAAGACACCGCGCCCGCCGGCATGCCGCGCCTGGACAAGCTCGACCGCGAGGAGTGCCTGCGGCTGATCTCCCCGGGCGGCGTGGGCAGGATCGCGTTCAACAACCCCAGCGGGCCGGTGATCCTGCCGGTCAACTACACCGTCGAGCAGGGCGCCGTGCTGTTCCGCACCGCTCTCGGCGGCCCGATGGACGCCGATCTGCGCACCGGGGTCGAGGGCGCCGACTTCATGGTGGCCTTCGAGGTCGACCACATCGACGAGAGCACCCGGGAGGGCTGGAGCGTCCTCGTCCGCGGCGGGGCCCACCATGTGACCGGCGACGTGAACACGAAGGTCGAGACCTGGGCGGGCGGCGAGCGCGAGCTGTACGTCCGGATCGCGCCCGTCGAGATCAGCGGCCGGCGCATCCAGCACGGATAG
- a CDS encoding VOC family protein yields MEVLSSRILLRPADRAESRRFYREVLGLAVSREFGTAEDPGIMFFLGQGLLEVSPRGSGAVGPGTAIWMQVRDVQKEYDRLVEAGAPVSRPPRLEPWGLVEMWIEDPDGLPIVLVEIPEGHPLRRDQRSFTPRPA; encoded by the coding sequence ATGGAAGTGCTGAGCAGCCGCATACTTCTGCGCCCGGCCGATCGGGCCGAGAGCCGCCGTTTCTACCGGGAGGTCCTGGGCCTGGCCGTCAGCCGGGAGTTCGGGACGGCCGAGGACCCCGGGATCATGTTCTTCCTGGGGCAGGGGCTCCTCGAGGTCTCCCCGCGCGGCTCGGGCGCCGTGGGGCCGGGCACCGCGATCTGGATGCAGGTGCGCGACGTCCAGAAGGAGTACGACCGGCTGGTGGAGGCGGGGGCGCCGGTGTCCCGGCCGCCCCGGCTCGAACCGTGGGGGCTGGTGGAGATGTGGATCGAGGACCCCGACGGCCTGCCGATCGTGCTGGTCGAGATCCCCGAGGGCCACCCGCTGCGGCGCGACCAGCGTTCCTTCACGCCGCGCCCCGCCTGA